From Leishmania major strain Friedlin complete genome, chromosome 8:
CGCTCACTCATTCCGccactgcctctctctctctgtctctaTGTGCGTGTTGTCTTCCGTCGGCGCcttggcggcgcggcgctcgtCAACTCCCCCCGCACAAGATCcgctctctcttgtgcgagGTCTCTTCCGTGGTCGCCAGATAGAGAGACGTGCTGGCACCGCTTCACAGCCATGCATCATCGCATCGCTTCCTTCacattttttgttttgcttcctcctcctctccctgaGTGCCGAGGTCTTGGCCTCCCGTAATGCCGCCGCGACGAGGCAAGCAGGTCGACCTCGGTGTGTGGGGGCCGCCCCCGCCACTACCAGCATCTTCGACAAGAGGATCAATGCCagcggacggcggcggtggtgcggcgtcGGCACCTGGCCCTTCGTCGGCATTCCTGCAGCGGTTTGCGAACCGCACGGAGGTGATCGGCAAAGACGGTGCCCAGGCACAGCTAGGCGTGGTTGCCGCGTCAGCAAGTGCAGATGACACTGCACCCGGAGCGCCTCCCAAGCGAAGAGCGTTAGCACCACTCCCCGGGTCGAGGAAGACATGTAATAGAACACCGGGtaccgcgccgtcgctgtcggcgtCTCCAGCACCGACAAAGACGGCGGCCGTAAAGAATGACGCAACGAGACCGGCGCGGATTCGCATCATGGCCCCAACTGAGCAGGCCCGCCTTCACTCGCGGATGCTGCCGCAAGAACAGAGACCCACGTCGTCCCCAGGTGCTGCGCTACATCGCGGCTCTCATCTCTCGCCTCCTTCCACTCCAGTGGTATGTGCGGGGGGGAAGGTCGTGGCGAAGTGCGTTCTTGCcccgtctgctgctgccgccgccgctgttgcctcCTGTGTTGCGCAGGGGGACGGCAAGGTGGAGAGGTGCAGCtatccgctgctgccgcttcgaCGTGACGCAGGCCTTCGTCCATGTCCGCCCACAGCGTCGTCTGTCGGCACGCCGATGCGGTCGCCGCCCATGCAGAGCCCCAGCAAGGCGTCTGCGGCCTCGTTGACTGCGCTAGCTGTTTCGACGAGCTCAGAGAGAGCCGAGCTGTTGTCAGTGCCGCGGTCTGATCACCCCGTCGAGCCGCTGGGGAATCGCGAACGACCCGCGCtgacggctgctgccgctcctgctgcgtcTTCAGGTCACGCACAGCACGCGGAGCCGATGACGGTTCCGTCACCGCAGGCAACGAGGCACCAATCAGAGCGATGCCAGCACTCCCGCTCGTCCGCCACTGCGACTGTGGCTGCCGGCAGCAACAAGTCGGCCACTTACAAGCCTTATTCACTGAGCTCGTACAAGACGCTCATGGCAgatgtggcggcgcgcaAGTCGGGCGGCCTGGGGCCCAGCGACACGGATGAGCAGCGGGCTGCGCGTGAGAAGCGCGAAAGGGCCAAGACGTACGCCAGGCATGCCGTGAAGGTAGCGCGTGCCGCTCTGGCGGGGGTGGGCTCGTGCGCTGACGAGGGCAAGGTCGACCCCGGCACCATCAATATCTCCCCCGTCTCTTCCCCCGACCCTGCTGCCGGTGCGAGAGGCTCATCATCAGCGCGGTCGCCCTCGTCAGACGCAAGCACGACAGCTACAACTATCACTACTACTTCCACGTCCACGTCGCGCTCGGCCTCTGCAGAGTTTTCTGAGCATCGCAGGCAGCCACCGAGAGGCACAGCTTGTGCAGCCCCGCCGCCACGAGCGACGCCCCCACAGCACACGACGTTGGAGCCGTCATCGTCGGCCATACCACCGCGACAGCTGTCGGCTGCTGGAGTagacggcggcgaggtcACCCCGTCCTGCACCGGGGCGGAGAGCACCAACGCCAAAAACCCGAAAGCGGTGCTGCCTCCGCTctcggcaccgccacgcacgtCGCCAGCagtcgccgccttcgccgtggcggccgcgccACGACGGCAGATCATGCAggcgcgacgacgtcgcGAGCGCGCCCTGACCTACGCGCGGGAGGTGTCGCAGAAGCGCCGACGGCCAACGCCCGCGGAGTTGGAGGGCGACAACTCGGCTTGCGCGGCGTCTGCCGGGGCGAAATCGCGGACCGGGCCAGTCGTCAagagcggcgacgcggaggaAGATGACGTGTGGCTGGGCGGGGCCGCCGTCATCTCCGCCCCGGGCGCATTTCGAGGAGCCCATATGCCCGATCCGGACCGGGCccagcgtctgcagcgcctgctggaCCTGGAGGCCCTGCACGCCACGAAGAGGGAGGCCGTGGAGGGGATTCGCCgacagctgcgtgcgtgagaaACGAGGGGAGACCGATGACGGGGAAGCGCGCCCTGGCGTGTCTGGGATGTTCGTGGTGTCCTCTCACGATCCCGCAAAGGCACCCCTGCACCGGATTTTGTCGCGttgtggccgccgccgcttccccAAGCGCGCCTCGGAAGCATTCCAGCTCGGTGGCACTGCTGAAGAGGAACCATGGAGTCGTGCGTTGCCGAGGCCGTCGCAGTGACGGTGGTGAAGGGGGGACCGCCcagtgggggggggggcgctgcGAGCCCCCACGCCTCGGGTTTTCAACTGCGGACGATGTACCTGAGGGAACTGAAGATCGAGGAAACAAAGGCAAAACTGTCACTGACGGTCAGCGGatgcggagagcggcgacgagAGCGCAGATGCCAGCGGACCAACGCTGCCGAGAGTTCTCGCGGCACCAACGCTGCAGTGAAACGCGGAACAATCCTCGTGCCAGGACAAGGATGGCGCGTTAAggatgcagcagcgggagacGCAGTGCTCGAGGGGTTGCGTCTGCTTCTCGTTGGCTCTTCCTATCCGCCTTCGTCATCGTGCGCAACGCTGACATGGACGACGACTGCCACGCCTCTGCGCGGTGCgtacgcacagacacacaatGCGCCCCGTGTCCCACGCCCTCCATGCATATCTATTTCTCCTCATCTCTTTTTTCCTTCGCGGACGTCTTTGCTTTCTCCTCCCACAGTGTGCTTCACCACACGCCGCACAGCTTCGTGATATCCGCTGCCCTGAAGTATCCGCTTCTCCTTTCAGGAAACGGGTGTACGGTGCACAAGCCAGCAGAGAGAACCGCCACCACACAAGCATCCACGCTGACACAGCGAACCTACAAGGCCCAACACAGCTGCTTGCCTTTGCCGGGGCCGGGGTCGgagggcggaggagaaggtcACTGCATCTGTTGGCCGTCTCTCTCACGCGTCTCTCTTTGTTGTGAAAACaatctttttctttgttgctTCGTGACGAGGACCGCGTCGTGCACGTATACACGTGTGTGGCTGTGCGTCGGGCCATCCGCACACCAAACACCTCTTTTCCCGTCCCTCTCTTACGTTCTCGGTCTGCTCACGTGTACGCGAGTTTTACCCAGCACTTTCGGTACAACGAAAAAGTATAGGCAAtcgtctgcagcggcgcttcaCGAGTGTGTCGCTGTTGTGCGGGAggccccctcctctctctcctctccgctcTGCGCTCGCATACCGTTTCTGTCtgtcccccaccccctcgcccgACATCATCATCCCTGTCCTTTGCTGAGCTTGCGGAAgtgctccccctccaccccaccccacccgtgctactctcctccctctcagTGACGACAGCGTGTTCATGTCAGCGCCATCCCAGGCCCCAGAGGAGCGGCATCATGGCAGCCGTGACAGCGTGAGGGCAGCTGCCATGCGAGAGGCGCTCTGCAGCCGTATTCGCACCCTTGGCGCGTCCATCCTCGCCATCACGCAGTCCGCCATGAAGGAGGTGGAAGAGCTGGAGAATGAGtacgccgagcagcagcagcgcctcgccaaGCGACAGTCGCAGCGTCAATCGAGCCCGCGTCCTGGGAAAGCAACGGCGAAGCCATCGCAACCGCAAAGtcgcgtgcggcgcacctgcgGCCACGAGCCCAAGAGCGGCGCTCCGACGGGTGCCGCAGAGAAAAACGAGAAGCGCTCCGAGAAGCGTGCAGAGAGCAGCACTgaggaggacggcagcgGGTACACGCGTTCGCATCTGTGGCAGGCCGATGCTGCTGTCatgcagctctgcgccgcggcggaggcgaatTTCCAGCGCGTAGTCGCCAAGCGGGTCTTGCAGGGACAACGGTCTCTACGGCCCGCCTTTACTGGCGAGACCGCGGGCGGCGCTTGTGCTGTGTGGGGCGACGACGACTGTGATGAAGGCGGTCAgccgcgcgtgccgcgcaACTGGCGCCGCGGTGCCCCGCTGTACGACCTTAGCAacgccgccatcaccgctcAGTACGGCCGCGGCGTGGACGGGGTCGAAGTTGCGGAAGACGTGCGCGACAACGGCGTGCAGCCGTCCAACACCTCCTCCGGCACTCTACAAAGAGCCGATGGCGGCCTCGCATCACCGGTGATCACGGCCGGTGGGGCGATACCGCTGTCAGCACGAGCACCCGCGGCCGCGTCACAGCTGTCGCAGCAGGCtgagcaggaggcgctggccgcACTCGACATTGTGCCGGACCAACGCATAGACATCGGTGCCGCTGAGGCATCGAAGAAGGAAGCGGTGCCTGCGGAGGCAGGCGGGCGTacttcgcagcagcgtcaggCGTGGTCGTCGCCCTGCTTGGCCCCGGAGCGCAGCTACTACCATGTCGTCTACATACACTGGCTAGCACCTCCGTGCAagctgtgcggcagcggcggcagtggtgacGATGCGGACCTCGCAGCGGTGTGCGGGCACGACAAAGAAGGCGCTTGCGCGCCTCAGCGCCGGCCGACCGCACGTGTGTTGCGGCGtgctgccaccacctccagcacagccgccaacacggcaggcgaggcgccgcTCACGATCACCTCTTACGTGCAGGCAATGTACGCCGTGGACCGgagcgacgcggcggtgcgcaagCCGCCTGCCAGCCCAGACACGGAAGCGGCACCTCTCACGACCGCTGCTCCTGCGCTGATGAGTGGCGAtacggcgctggtgcagctggaGCTCTGCGTTCCCCCACAGCGTTTGGGCCGCAACGGCAGCTCGCAGCTCGAGGGGGCGCCGCTGATGGCGACGGGTACAAAGCCCACTGGCGTCGAGTTTTCTTCTTCCACTGCGGACCGCGTGTCCAACTCGACAGCAGGCACGGCTGTGGCCTCGGCTGCGTCTGTCGCTGCTCAGCGCGACGAGGGCGcggagacgcagcggcgcattgACAGAGAagttgccgctgccagcACTGTGGCAGATGCGCAGATCGTAGCGCACATCGAATCGATCGAGGACTGGCGACGGGATCGCCACGCCGACGTCGAGGAGCGCAttcgccgtcttcgccgaTCCTCTGTCGTGCCTGCCGGGTGGCAGGGCGAGTACTACTATTACGCAAACCCTGGAGGTGCCACGACAACGGCGGATGAGGCCGGCATGCCGACGTCCCTCCCGGCAGGCTCGAGCGGAACAGCCGATACGGCGGCGACAATCGAAAGGAAGGAtgcgcaccgcggcacccctcatcagcagcagacgcaAGGGCACCCGAGCCCTCGGCCTCTGTCACGGCCTTGCACCGTGGCAAGCCCCTCCTTGATAGGCAAGACCACAACGTGCACGGTGTTGCTGAGGACACGCCCACAGCTGTTGAAGCCGCTCGACTCATCGAGCGAGGCCAAGACCGGTGTGGTGACGGATGCCTCGTGGAAGTCCAACAGCAGtcaggcgcaggcgcaccaACCACCTCAGCCGTTGCATAAGATCACCGCTCAgggcgcagcgacgtcgacTCTCTCTCCCAAAGCCGCGCTTTACCCGCCGCTGGAGGTAGTGGTGGCGAACACGTACAACTCGATTGAGTGGGCCTTCGGCGGCGCGGCCCGACGCGCGCTCACTACGGCGCCCGACTCTGCACACGGTGAATCGCCGCTTGCGTCGGCATCGTTGTTGTGGGCCGCACACCAGAAGCGCGAACAGGATAATGAAGAGCAGCGTCGCTGGAACGCTcgcacgcggcagccgcacggCCTGGACATTCACACTCCGATCGATCTTTGTATCTCGTAGCGCCGTCGCGAGGTTCGCATCGCGgggcagggggaggaggaggaggaggaatgGACCGGGCgaggcggtgtgtgcgtgtgaaaACCGCCGTGCCGCTAGTTCTCGTTTTCGTGTTTTTGTGGCTGAGGACTGGCCCCTCGCTGTGTCGATGTAGTTTGCGGGCTCGttctcgctgccgctgttgcgctGTACTGTTTCACTTGAggatgtggtggtggccgtcgTCTGGGTGCCGTCTACGCGGCGAGTTTGCCATGTCCGAGCCTGTCCTAGCTCGGCTGTGGAGCGCCACTGTGCATTCCTAACCGTCGACGGTTGTCGTTTTGGGGGCACGTACCCGTTGAGCCACCGGTGCCCTCGCTTGGCGATGTGAAGGTAGtggtgcgggtggtggtgaagtcGGTGGAGCAGGCACATGTCAGGACGCGCTTGCATTGAAGCACGTAtctggtgtgtgtggacgcACAGGCTCATAGGCACGTGCCTCTGTTCGCCACTTCTCTGGCTCGCCTTCTCGTGGGCTGACCCCGAGCATAGGCACGTGTGCGTCTATCTCCTTGCACTCGACAAGACAGTAAGGCAGATGGTGTGGGTGCGGCCGACTTCATCAAGCGCCGCTGATCCTGGGCAGGTGGGGGCGAGAGAAAGGCACACCAAACCGCCCATGCCCGTGCATGGGGGTGCGGGCGTGACGCTGTGAACATGTCCGTGTGCACACGGCCTCATTGCTTTCGTGCCGGAggtgctccccccccccttctctctctctttccctcgACGCTCCATCCATCCCTCCAGCCCACCACTCCGTCCACACATGACGCggatttttttttgttgcaTGCTCTTTCAGCTGTCTTCTTTTGGCCGCGGCGTTGTTCGTCCTTTCCGGTATCGAAAACGTGAGGTgccgtgcatgtgcgtgcatgtgtctTTCCCATGTACGTCTttgccgtggtggcggcggcggcggctgtccgcgtcgttgccgcctccccgccaccaccgtcttCATCACGGGGCTTCTTTTGcgtttctcttctcttccttcaGCATTACCGTCCTCTTTATCGATCTTCCCTCGCACTTTCTTCTTCGGCTCACTCGACCTCCTCTCTGTTGggcgcctgcgtgtgcgtggcaccTTCGCGTTGCGCAAGGGCCGTGGCCGTCACGCGGCCTTGGTCGCCCGGCTCTCCCGCCCTCAGCGTGCGTCTTCTGtagcgctctctctctctctctctgtgtgtgtgtgtgtgtctcgcgTCGCGTCGTTACACTCCTCTTCGAACGTGAGGCTGCTGCAAACATGAACACACGCCGTACGTGAGAAGAAGCTCGGGAGGCGTCGAGGGCAGATGGTGGCAGCCGCTGTGACGAGCCTTCTGCAACTTCTTATCGCCACCGTTCTCCTTGCGAGGCCCGAAAGCACCCGCCTCCTTGTCTACGTCGCTTGCCTACtcaaggggggggggggaatcGAAACACCTGAAACGCGAAACAGAGCCGGTAATCAAGGAGGCAGAAGAACAGGCGCGCATCCACAGAGGCAGAGACGTGGGTACCGTAGACCCGCAACGCACATGTGGGgcgttgccccccccccctcctcccccagcTCTTCTCACACAGGCGACGATGCCACACACTGACAGGGTCTCCACGACGTGTGTAGGAGCTGTGTTGTGGACCGCTGCACCAACCCGTCTGTCTTTCCCCTTCCACACCTCTCGCTACCCGCAGAGCGGGTGAGCATACCACCGCCATGCGCACTGGAGTGTGCACGCTGTAGCTGTGCGCAGTGACACCCGCTTAGCTGCCCTGTTTCGATCCGCGCCCGCACGCTCGCTTCTTCTTTCGTGCTGTTGTGCtgtctctccttctccatcgcTTGCTCTCTGCACTCATGCCCTAACCCaccctgccgccgcccccccccctcacacacacacacacactcaggTCCGCCCCCTTCGTCTTCCTGCGCCAATCACACCGCCACACAACTACACGTGTGCGCTGCACTGACGCACTGTACGAGGGCAGGGGACACGCAGTACACGCCTCTCGTCTGTCAACGGTGTGGGTGCCGGTGGCTTCCGTTCTGAAACCCAGCTGATCGGCTCTACTCTACGGCTGCCATCGCCGCTCCTtccggtgcgtgtgcgtctgttgTTCATTGTGTTTCGGTTTAGGATTTGCGTGGCCACCAGCGTCCCTGCGAGCACGAGggacccctcctccccccaccccagcGGGCCTCCAAGTCGCCTTCGGAGACGGCGCCATACTGCACTGTCCGTCACGGCAGCTCGTGTGTTGTGTAGTGTCGTGtcgtgtctgtctgtctcaTGCTCCGCCGGCAACTTCACCTCTCCGCCATCGGTGGCgtgtcagcggcggcggcggcggtgcttgATGGCATAGGCCCatcctccgcggcggccgccaccggcacgtTGTCGTCTTCGTCAACTTCTCTATCGGTCATGGCGAGTGTCAGTCCGCTCCTCATGCCCTGCCGTGGCGTGAAGCTCGTGAACCCCATCGGCAAGCAAGGCAGCCAGCACTACGGCCTTGAGCCGAAGCTGGAAGCGGGCAGGGACACGCAGCTGAAGCACACAGAAATGTACGACGGCTACACAGACGACTTTGGTGTCTTCAAGGAGGGTCCGCCGGTGACGCTGCGGCTCGAGTACGTGCGCTCGCCTGATCACGGCTACTCACAGCACATCCTGCAGAAAGATATTTGGTCGCCCTTCCAGGTCGGCGCGAACATGATGTCCTACACCCCGCTCTACTATGACTGGAAGGGGTTCTCGAGTCGCGACTATTTTGGCcatcgcagcggcaccaacCCAGGCAGCAAGGTGCTCCTTGGCCACTACCGCCGCGACGAGGTGCGCTCGTGGGGCTACCGGATAATGGTGAATCACAAGCCACAGAAACGCATCCCCAAGTGGCTCGCATGCGTCGTGCACATCCCCCGCAAGAAGACGTTTCTCGGGTTCTTTCTGTACGCCAACGGCGCGTacgtggcggagctgctcacGTACAAGCAGTTGCCGCGCATCATCTACAACAAGGCGTTTCAGGGGTGCTTGCCAACCATTGGGCAGACGGTATCGCTGACCGAGGTGACCTACGGAAAGGAGATCCACTCCGTAGAGATGTACCCGGGGCACGGCGGCGTCATCTGCCGGGCGAGCGGAACCGCGGCTGTGGTGCTGCGCGGGTCGGAACCGAACCTTGtcccgctcctgctgccCTCGAAGGAGGTGCGTCTCTTCGACAACATGTGCCACGCCGTCTTTGGACGCCGTGCCGGCGTCATGTACAACAAGCAGCGCAACTTCAGTAAGCGCAGCGTCGAGGAGAACATGCCGCATCGGCCAAAGGTGCACTCCAAGACGAAGCGAGTGTCGAGCCACCCGgccggtggcggcaacggcggctcGCCGAATCTGCTCACGCCGCTGGACTGGCGCATTCATCCGCGCAACTGCGTCAAGACAAAGTATTGGCTCTCCGGGTACATCCTGCGGGGCCGGCAGTACAACCGCAACCAGACGGTGGCCGATCTCAAATCGAAGACGTACAGCTGGGCGAATCGCGATCCCGTGTACCGGTAGCGTAAGGGAGGGCGCGGATCTGTCTCGGCGTTTGCTGTCGTGCGTTGGTGTTCGTTGCCGATACGCAGTCGGAACGCGGAGCTTACGTGACGCGACGAGGGCGTCGTGCCTTTGCTCGCCTCTGGGC
This genomic window contains:
- a CDS encoding putative ribosomal protein L2, coding for MASVSPLLMPCRGVKLVNPIGKQGSQHYGLEPKLEAGRDTQLKHTEMYDGYTDDFGVFKEGPPVTLRLEYVRSPDHGYSQHILQKDIWSPFQVGANMMSYTPLYYDWKGFSSRDYFGHRSGTNPGSKVLLGHYRRDEVRSWGYRIMVNHKPQKRIPKWLACVVHIPRKKTFLGFFLYANGAYVAELLTYKQLPRIIYNKAFQGCLPTIGQTVSLTEVTYGKEIHSVEMYPGHGGVICRASGTAAVVLRGSEPNLVPLLLPSKEVRLFDNMCHAVFGRRAGVMYNKQRNFSKRSVEENMPHRPKVHSKTKRVSSHPAGGGNGGSPNLLTPLDWRIHPRNCVKTKYWLSGYILRGRQYNRNQTVADLKSKTYSWANRDPVYR